Proteins encoded by one window of Pan troglodytes isolate AG18354 chromosome 16, NHGRI_mPanTro3-v2.0_pri, whole genome shotgun sequence:
- the ARRDC4 gene encoding arrestin domain-containing protein 4 isoform X2, translating into MVGCWFFTSGPVSLSAKIERKGYCNGEAIPIYAEIENCSSRLIVPKAAIFQTQTYLASGKTKTIRHMVANVRGNHIASGSTDTWNGKTLKIPPVTPSILDCCIIRVDYSLAVYIHIPGAKKLMLELPLVIGTIPYNGFGSRNSSIASQFSMDMSWLTLTLPEQPEAPPNYADVVSEEEFSRHIPPYPQPPNCEGEVCCPVFACIQEFRFQPPPLYSEVDPHPSDVEETQPVSFIL; encoded by the exons ATGGTTGGCTGTTGGTTTTTCACTTCTGGTCCAGTCTCGCTGAGTGCCAAAATTGAAAGAAAGGGATACTGCAATG gagAAGCTATTCCAATCTATGCAGAAATAGAGAATTGTTCCTCTCGTCTGATTGTTCCAAAGGCTGCTATTTTCCAAACGCAGACATATTTGGCTAGTGGAAAAACAAAGACCATTCGGCACATGGTCGCCAATGTGCGAGGAAACCACATCGCTTCTGGGAGCACAGACACATGGAATGGGAAAACGCTAAAAATCCCACCTGTTACTCCATCCATCCTGGATTGCTGCATTATCAGAGTGGACTATTCCTTAGCT GTATACATTCACATTCCTGGTGCTAAAAAATTGATGCTCGAACTGCCATTAGTGATCGGTACAATTCCATATAATGGTTTTGGCAGCAGAAACTCCAGCATTGCCAGCCAGTTCAGTATGGATATGAGCTGGTTGACACTGACCCTGCCAGAGCAGCCTGAAG CACCACCAAATTATGCAGATGTGGTATCAGAGGAAGAATTCTCTAGACACATTCCTCCTTACCCTCAACCCCCTAACTGTGAGGGAGAAGTGTGCTGTCCTGTGTTTGCCTGTATACAAGAATTCCGGTTTCAACCCCCACCTCTTTATTCAGAG GTTGATCCACATCCTAGCGACGTAGAAGAGACCCAGCCTGTTTCCTTCATTCTCTGA
- the ARRDC4 gene encoding arrestin domain-containing protein 4 isoform X1 — protein MGGEAGCAAAVGAEGRVKSLGLVFEDERKGCYSSGETVAGHVLLEASEPVALRALRLEAQGRATAAWGPSTCPRASASAAALAVFSEVEYLNVRLSLREPPAGEGIILLQPGKHEFPFRFQLPSEPLVTSFTGKYGSIQYCVRAVLERPKVPDQSVKRELQVVSHVDVNTPALLTPVLKTQEKMVGCWFFTSGPVSLSAKIERKGYCNGEAIPIYAEIENCSSRLIVPKAAIFQTQTYLASGKTKTIRHMVANVRGNHIASGSTDTWNGKTLKIPPVTPSILDCCIIRVDYSLAVYIHIPGAKKLMLELPLVIGTIPYNGFGSRNSSIASQFSMDMSWLTLTLPEQPEAPPNYADVVSEEEFSRHIPPYPQPPNCEGEVCCPVFACIQEFRFQPPPLYSEVDPHPSDVEETQPVSFIL, from the exons ATGGGCGGCGAGGCTGGGTGCGCGGCGGCCGTGGGTGCCGAGGGCCGCGTGAAGAGCCTGGGTCTGGTGTTCGAGGACGAGCGCAAGGGCTGCTATTCCAGCGGCGAGACAGTGGCCGGGCACGTGCTGCTGGAGGCGTCCGAGCCGGTGGCCCTGCGCGCGCTGCGCCTGGAGGCCCAGGGGCGCGCCACCGCCGCCTGGGGCCCGAGCACCTGCCCCCGCGCCTCGGCCAGCGCCGCGGCCCTGGCTGTCTTCTCGGAGGTGGAGTACCTGAACGTGCGCCTCAGCCTGCGGGAGCCCCCGGCCG GTGAAGGCATCATTTTAttacagcctggaaaacatgagTTTCCATTTCGCTTTCAACTTCCATCTGA ACCTTTGGTCACCTCGTTTACTGGGAAATATGGAAGCATTCAGTACTGTGTGCGGGCAGTGTTGGAACGACCCAAGGTACCTGATCAGAGTGTAAAGCGGGAACTCCAGGTTGTTAGTCACGTCGATGTCAACACACCAGCATTATTA ACCCCTGTATTGAAAACTCAAGAAAAAATGGTTGGCTGTTGGTTTTTCACTTCTGGTCCAGTCTCGCTGAGTGCCAAAATTGAAAGAAAGGGATACTGCAATG gagAAGCTATTCCAATCTATGCAGAAATAGAGAATTGTTCCTCTCGTCTGATTGTTCCAAAGGCTGCTATTTTCCAAACGCAGACATATTTGGCTAGTGGAAAAACAAAGACCATTCGGCACATGGTCGCCAATGTGCGAGGAAACCACATCGCTTCTGGGAGCACAGACACATGGAATGGGAAAACGCTAAAAATCCCACCTGTTACTCCATCCATCCTGGATTGCTGCATTATCAGAGTGGACTATTCCTTAGCT GTATACATTCACATTCCTGGTGCTAAAAAATTGATGCTCGAACTGCCATTAGTGATCGGTACAATTCCATATAATGGTTTTGGCAGCAGAAACTCCAGCATTGCCAGCCAGTTCAGTATGGATATGAGCTGGTTGACACTGACCCTGCCAGAGCAGCCTGAAG CACCACCAAATTATGCAGATGTGGTATCAGAGGAAGAATTCTCTAGACACATTCCTCCTTACCCTCAACCCCCTAACTGTGAGGGAGAAGTGTGCTGTCCTGTGTTTGCCTGTATACAAGAATTCCGGTTTCAACCCCCACCTCTTTATTCAGAG GTTGATCCACATCCTAGCGACGTAGAAGAGACCCAGCCTGTTTCCTTCATTCTCTGA